In Nothobranchius furzeri strain GRZ-AD chromosome 19, NfurGRZ-RIMD1, whole genome shotgun sequence, the following are encoded in one genomic region:
- the LOC107394512 gene encoding sialidase-1 — protein MKFEHFFFFGTGSQVVFLSVLLCVCTNKSQIDPLVYEEQLLWVSGVQGEVNTFRIPLITFTRDGSLLAFSEARKLSFDDIGAKFIAMRRSTNKGNTWSPTAFIVNDDYLSDGLNLGSVVVDEEVGSIILIYSHCFHLYHCSPASTMMVESLDDGLSWSMPRNLSVQLGVKAFLAGPGFGIQKKHHPAKGRLVVCGHGTIEGDGVFCILSDDHGENWYNGAAMKSIPYNQPKKALDFNPDECQPVEMPDGSIMINVRNQNTYHCRCRIVLRSLDGGLTLPVDELYFDYKLVDPVVAAGALQKNGVLYFTNPSNNQHRVNLTLQWSLTNGLSWENEVFQIWEGPSAYSCITTLNSGSVEDEKYIFVVYEKGHKDYWETVSFVKIHLYGGR, from the exons ATGAAGTTTGAgcattttttcttctttggaACCGGAAGTCAGGTTGTTTTTCTCTCGGTACTGTTGTGTGTCTGTACCAACAAGTCTCAG ATTGATCCCCTGGTGTACGAGGAGCAGCTTCTGTGGGTGAGTGGAGTTCAGGGGGAAGTGAACACCTTCAGGATCCCACTCATCACCTTCACCCGGGATGGAAGCTTGCTGGCCTTTAGTGAAGCCAGGAAGTTGTCTTTCGATGACATTGGAGCAAAGTTTATCGCCATGAGACGGTCCACCAATAAAG GGAACACCTGGTCCCCAACTGCCTTCATAGTGAACGATGACTACCTCAGTGATGGGCTGAACCTGGGCTCTGTGGTGGTGGACGAAGAAGTTGGTTCAATAATCCTGATCTACTCCCACTGCTTCCACCTTTACCACTGCAGCCCAGCCAGCACCATGATGGTGGAGAGCCTGGATGACGGCCTCAGCTGGAGCATGCCCAGAAACCTGTCGGTCCAGCTTGGAGTTAAAGCTTTCCTTGCTGGACCGGGCTTTGGGATCCAG AAGAAACACCACCCAGCCAAGGGGAGGTTGGTAGTTTGTGGACATGGGACGATAGAGGGAGACGGTGTTTTTTGCATCCTGAGTGACGACCACGGAGAGAACTGGTATAATGGAGCAGCGATGAAGAGCATCCCTTACAACCAGCCTAAGAAAGCTCTGGACTTTAACCCTGATGAGTGCCAA CCAGTTGAAATGCCGGATGGCAGCATTATGATCAACGTGCGCAACCAGAACACCTACCACTGTCGGTGTCGCATTGTCCTCCGAAGTCTGGACGGAGGGTTGACTCTCCCTGTGGATGAGCTGTATTTTGACTACAAACTGGTGGATCCAGTCGTTGCAGCTGGAGCTCTGCAAAAAAATGGAGTGCTGTACTTCACCAACCCCTCCAATAATCAACATA GAGTGAATCTGACGTTACAGTGGTCTTTAACGAATGGGTTATCATGGGAAAATGAAGTGTTCCAGATATGGGAAGGACCAAGTGCGTACTCCTGCATAACAACGCTGAACAGTGGCTCGGTAGAAGATGAGAAGTACATTTTTGTTGTCTATGAAAAAGGACACAAGGACTATTGGGAAACTGTGTCATTTGTCAAGatccacctctacggtggccggtAG
- the tmem268 gene encoding transmembrane protein 268, translating to MVTSGMMEAWDGDHQVMEETKVDVRQTRRDQSANNNTSNWSNGQCVVAMPSSSILNPRFDLSQCRGKLQQDGFEIPVTDMEEPLKTALDVSSIRRYMVFNSGFFHFLLAPVMYVVVWCAVFSTLHLYISVSDYWVLCLSVSLVSILLTTAIIYILHQNNKEININIDVRLVQVNERMIKYKLLVGVADWVQNCTGKMQLFFVYWDMSLCLRTLTEALDESCFVALETQNKLESRMSHLVLVAKEPPVDPEVGGSDEEQDSDENRPLLRNGDTRCSASSSPRGGAILPSNFSLVPEASLPAQSKAQQLLVTYSAAYVKLLMSDRLSGPSHHRLRPRRNHCTTAPLCLCQFIMNKIIR from the exons ATGGTGACATCGGGGATGATGGAGGCCTGGGACGGGGATCACCAGGTGATGGAGGAGACAAAGGTGGATGTCAGACAAACCAGAAGAGACCAATCAGCCAACAACAATACATCCAACTGGTCAAATG GTCAGTGTGTCGTGGCGATGCCGAGCAGCTCCATCCTAAACCCCAGGTTCGATCTGTCTCAGTGTCGAGGGAAGCTCCAGCAGGATGGTTTTGAG ATTCCTGTCACTGACATGGAGGAGCCTCTGAAAACAGCCCTGGATGTTTCCTCCATCAGGAGATACATGGTTTTCAATTCGGGGTTTTTCCACTTCCTACTGGCACCG GTGATGTATGTGGTGGTGTGGTGTGCCGTCTTCTCCACTCTCCACCTCTACATAAGTGTCAGTGATTACTGGGTCCTCTGTCTCTCCGTCAGCCTCGTCTCTATCCTCCTCACCACCGCCATTATCTACATCCTCCATCAAAATAACAAGGAG ATCAACATCAACATAGATGTTCGGTTGGTCCAGGTGAATGAGAGGATGATCAAATACAAGCTGCTGGTTGGTGTGGCTGACTGGGTGCAGAACTGCACTGGAAAAATGCAG TTGTTCTTTGTGTACTGGGACATGTCCCTCTGTTTGAGGACACTGACTGAAGCTTTAGATGAGAGCTGCTTTGTGGCTCTCGAGACTCAG AACAAACTGGAGAGCAGGATGTCACATCTGGTCTTGGTGGCCAAGGAACCTCCTGTTGACCCTGAGGTCGGGGGCTCAGATGAGGAGCAGGACTCAGACGAAAACAGGCCTCTGCTGAGGAATGGGGACACGAGATGCAGTGCCTCATCCAGCCCTAGAGGAGGCGCTATACTCCCCTCTAACTTCAGTTTGGTCCCTGAGGCTTCTTTACCTGCTCAG AGCAAAGCGCAGCAGCTGCTGGTGACGTACAGCGCCGCTTACGTGAAGCTGCTGATGTCGGACAGGCTGTCGGGGCCGTCCCACCACCGCCTGCGGCCCCGGAGGAACCACTGCACCACCGCGCCCCTGTGCCTCTGCCAGTTCATCATGAACAAAATCATTCGGTGA